The Flavobacterium sp. K5-23 genome segment TGAAAGATTCAGCCGAGGCTGCACAGTTCTTACATTCCGATATTGTGCTCCATGAGGGTGATGAGCCAAGAGGCCGTCGTCAAAAGAAAAAAGATAGTTAAAGTCAACCTAAATAGTTAGTTATGTTTTGTACAAGAACAATTTTAAAATTAAAAAACATTGTAAAAATTACATTTTGTTTTACATTTATTCAGTTCTCTTTTGGACAAAATAAAAAAATTACAATCGTTGATAAATCAACTAATTTACCAATAGAAAATGTAAATCTGACTTATTTAGAACTAAACGAAGGTACTTTTACAAATTCGAATGGGATAGCTTCATTAGATTTGAAGAAAAATGATTTAAAAATATCAATGATTGGCTATGAAGAGATTAGCTTAACTTTTGAAAAAGCAAATAAAATTGACACTCTCGTTTTATCTCCAAGTTTTATTCAACTGGAAGAGGTTATACCAAACGAAAATATAATATATACCAATTTTGATAATTGGTTTTTTTATGTTATATTTGGACTATATTATAAAAGTAATCATGGCGCATGCAAAAATTTTGGTAATTAAGGAAACCGAAAAAGAAATAAAAAATCTGCTCAAACAATCTATTCCGTTTATTGGTCAACGTTTGAGAGTTCTGCTGATTTTGAAGCAAAACGAAAAAGTAGGGATTTCTAAACGTGAGGTTGCTAAATTAGCTGTGGTTGACCCTAATAGCGTTCAGAATTGGAGGACATTATACCTTAATTCTGGAATTGAGGGTTTGATGAAGCATCAAAAAACAGGTTTTAAGCCGTCGGCTTTTAATGCTATTGAACACAATATGTTGGAAACAAAACTCAACGACCCTCAAAATGGACTTCAAGGCTATGTTGAGCTTAAAGATTGGATTGAAAAAGAATCAGGGAAGACTTTCAATTACAATACGTTGCTTTATTATTGCATCAGGAATTTTAAATCAAGTGTAAAAGTAGCCCGCAAAAGTCGCCAAAAAGACGAAGATCAGGAATCTCTTTTAAAAGACTTCGGACGAATCTGTCAAGAAATAGCACTAAATACGGTGGGTGATTTTGACTCTGTAAACTTGTATTTTCAAGATGAATCGCGTTTTGGTTTGTTCACTCGAAACGGAAAATCAGTTACTGCTATTAGTGTTAAGCCGATTTGTGCTTTCCAACAAGTTTTTAAATCAACTTGGCTTTCTGGAGCTTTTTCGCCCATAACTGGAGACCATTTTCAATTAATACTCCCACATTGCAACGCTGATAATTTTCAAGTTTTTTTAGATAATTTCTCAAAGGAAAATCCGAAAGAACTCAAAATAATGGTGCTGGATAATGGAAGGTTTCATAAGGCAAAAAAATTAATCATTCCTGAAAATATTGTTTTGGTTTTTCTACCACCATATAGTCCAGAACTTAATCCCGCTGAAAAAATGTGGGCAAAATACAAACGAGAATTTTCTAATAAATTTTATAATTCATTGGAAGATGTAGAAGATTTCATTACTAATGTCGTAAAAGCTACAAGCAAAAAAGAGGTAATGAGTATCTGTGGATATAGCTATGTATTTTTAGATAAAATTTGGGCCATATAATACATGTGTTTGGTATTACTATAAATTCATTTAAATTAAAAGAAGCCATCAATTACGTTTTAGCTAATTATAGTAAATTATATGTTAATGTCCCATTTGAAAAAGAGTGTAATTTTAAAGAAACTGTACTAGTTGATAATAATTTGAAAAGATTAATTTTAACTAAAGTAAATTGGTGGGATATAAGTTATGAAAGAAGAAAAACAGAAGTTAAATTACGTTTAGGTTCAATTGAATGCAA includes the following:
- a CDS encoding carboxypeptidase-like regulatory domain-containing protein, whose protein sequence is MFCTRTILKLKNIVKITFCFTFIQFSFGQNKKITIVDKSTNLPIENVNLTYLELNEGTFTNSNGIASLDLKKNDLKISMIGYEEISLTFEKANKIDTLVLSPSFIQLEEVIPNENIIYTNFDNWFFYVIFGLYYKSNHGACKNFGN
- a CDS encoding IS630 family transposase; its protein translation is MAHAKILVIKETEKEIKNLLKQSIPFIGQRLRVLLILKQNEKVGISKREVAKLAVVDPNSVQNWRTLYLNSGIEGLMKHQKTGFKPSAFNAIEHNMLETKLNDPQNGLQGYVELKDWIEKESGKTFNYNTLLYYCIRNFKSSVKVARKSRQKDEDQESLLKDFGRICQEIALNTVGDFDSVNLYFQDESRFGLFTRNGKSVTAISVKPICAFQQVFKSTWLSGAFSPITGDHFQLILPHCNADNFQVFLDNFSKENPKELKIMVLDNGRFHKAKKLIIPENIVLVFLPPYSPELNPAEKMWAKYKREFSNKFYNSLEDVEDFITNVVKATSKKEVMSICGYSYVFLDKIWAI